Proteins found in one Miscanthus floridulus cultivar M001 chromosome 4, ASM1932011v1, whole genome shotgun sequence genomic segment:
- the LOC136548151 gene encoding uncharacterized protein, whose translation MEDQGMWEVVEPVATKQTRKEVRDSLKARFVGEERVKEARLQILKSEFDGLRVKDDESIDSYAGKLMSMSVRYANLGGSLDDAALLKKMFDTAPECYINVIAGVERFYDLQKIAFDKAVGQLKAFEERTSREQRISVRTGPSAADTS comes from the exons ATGGAAGATCAGGGCATGTGGGAGGTGGTTGAGCCG GTTGCCACGAAGCAGACCAGGAAGGAGGTTAGGGATTCGCTCAAGGCGAGATTTGTGGGGGAGGAGCGTGTCAAGGAGGCAAGGTTGCAGATATTGAAGAGTGAATTTGATGGATTGAGGGTGAAGGACGATGAGTCGATCGACAGTTATGCTGGGAAACTGATGAGTATGTCAGTGAGATATGCTAACTTGGGTGGATCGCTTGATGATGCTGCGTTGTTGAAGAAGATGTTTGACACCGCGCCAGAATGTTACATCAATGTTATCGCCGGGGTCGAACGGTTCTATGACCTCCAGAAGATAGCCTTCGACAAAGCAGTGGGTCAGCTCAAGGCATTCGAAGAGAGGACTAGCAGGGAGCAGAGGATCTCAGTCAGAACAGGGCCAAGTGCTGCTGACACAAGCTGA
- the LOC136548152 gene encoding secreted RxLR effector protein 161-like, with the protein MDLGAKLDADKQGERIDATHYRRIIGCLRYLLHTRPDLSFSIGVASRFMEKPTRKHLNAVKQIMRYLKGTLNFGLVYTQERKHEMLVGYTDSDSGGDVVGRRSTGGMAFYLNEGLITWNSRKEKTVALSSCEAEFMAAIAAAKLALWLRNMLSEITATKPQALTLFVDNNSAIALLKNPMFHGRNKHNDVKFHFIGECLERGQIVVKKIHTLEQKANAPTKPMPVVKLGVMRHLLGVRELEEHQA; encoded by the coding sequence ATGGACCTTGGAGCAAAATTAGATGCAGATAAACAGGGAGAGAGGATAGATGCAACACACTATAGAAGAATCATTGGATGTTTGAGGTATTTGTTGCATACTAGGCCAGATTTGTCTTTCTCTATTGGAGTGGCTAGTAGATTCATGGAGAAGCCTACTAGAAAGCATCTGAATGCAGTTAAACAGATAATGAGGTATCTGAAGGGAACTCTGAATTTTGGATTGGTTTATACTCAAGAAAGAAAGCATGAGATGTTGGTGGGGTACACTGACAGTGACAGTGGAGGTGATGTTGTGGGAAGGAGGAGCACTGGTGGTATGGCATTTTATTTGAATGAAGGGCTAATCACCTGGAATTCTCGCAAGGAGAAAACAGTTGCATTGTCATCATGTGAGGCTGAATTCATGGCCGCAATAGCAGCAGCCAAACTAGCTTTGTGGCTCAGGAACATGTTGAGTGAGATTACAGCTACTAAACCACAAGCATTGACTTTGTTTGTTGACAACAACTCAGCTATAGCACTGCTGAAGAACCCTATGTTTCATGGTCGAAACAAACACAATGATGTGAAATTTCACTTCATCGGGGAATGTTTAGAGAGGGGACAAATTGTTGTCAAGAAGATTCACACTTTGGAGCAGAAGGCAAATGCACCGACAAAGCCTATGCCTGTAGTCAAGCTTGGAGTAATGAGACACTTGCTTGGTGTCAGAGAGCTTGAAGAACATCAGgcttaa